A genomic window from Streptomyces brevispora includes:
- a CDS encoding ABC transporter substrate-binding protein, with amino-acid sequence MRITRTVAGRSRRAAVLVTTGLTASALLLTGCSSDSDSSDTSSDANGKITLTVADFGQFGYKEAGLFAKYHELNPNITVKEDTTAEEKNYYPKLLQQLSAGSGLADVQGLEVGRIKELADTKADQFADLSKVIDVNEWVSWKEKQATTKDGKVIGAGTDIGPMSLCYNTELFKKAGLPTDRKEVAAKIAGGWEDYLKLGEEYKKKAPAGTYFMDSASAMYNAVVSSNAKQYYDESGQPIYKDSPSVKQGWDLSAEAADKKLTQGLAQFGDPWKAALRKSTMATVACPAWMAGQISIAAGDANKGKWDITTAPGATAANWGGSFLGVPTAGKHVAEASKLVKWLTAPEQQAAVFKAIGSFPSNKGAYELPDVKNAKLAYFNDAPIGQIYADEAKSIPETVLGPKDAVIKDTISTQINNMEQRGTSPDKAWKAATEAIDKAIG; translated from the coding sequence ATGCGTATCACCCGCACCGTCGCCGGCCGAAGCCGCAGAGCCGCGGTTCTGGTCACCACGGGCCTGACAGCCTCGGCCCTGCTGCTGACCGGCTGCAGCAGCGACTCGGACTCATCGGACACGAGCTCCGATGCGAACGGGAAGATCACGCTGACCGTCGCCGACTTCGGGCAGTTCGGCTACAAGGAAGCCGGCCTCTTCGCCAAGTACCACGAGCTGAACCCCAACATCACGGTCAAGGAAGACACCACCGCCGAAGAGAAGAACTACTACCCGAAGCTGCTCCAGCAGCTGAGCGCGGGCAGCGGACTGGCGGACGTCCAGGGCCTCGAGGTCGGCCGCATCAAGGAGCTCGCCGACACCAAGGCGGACCAGTTCGCCGACCTCAGCAAGGTGATCGACGTCAACGAGTGGGTGTCCTGGAAGGAGAAGCAGGCCACCACCAAGGACGGCAAGGTCATCGGCGCGGGTACCGACATCGGCCCGATGTCGCTCTGCTACAACACCGAGCTGTTCAAGAAGGCCGGCCTGCCGACCGACCGCAAGGAGGTCGCCGCCAAGATCGCCGGGGGCTGGGAGGACTACCTCAAGCTCGGTGAGGAGTACAAGAAGAAGGCGCCCGCGGGCACGTACTTCATGGACTCCGCGAGCGCCATGTACAACGCCGTGGTCAGCTCGAACGCGAAGCAGTACTACGACGAGAGCGGCCAGCCGATCTACAAGGACAGCCCCAGCGTCAAGCAGGGCTGGGACCTGTCGGCCGAGGCCGCGGACAAGAAGCTGACCCAGGGCCTCGCCCAGTTCGGCGACCCGTGGAAGGCCGCGCTGCGCAAGAGCACCATGGCCACCGTGGCCTGCCCCGCCTGGATGGCCGGCCAGATCTCGATCGCCGCCGGTGACGCCAACAAGGGCAAGTGGGACATCACCACCGCCCCCGGCGCGACCGCGGCCAACTGGGGCGGCTCCTTCCTCGGTGTGCCGACGGCCGGCAAGCACGTCGCCGAGGCCAGCAAGCTCGTCAAGTGGCTGACCGCCCCCGAGCAGCAGGCCGCCGTCTTCAAGGCGATCGGCAGCTTCCCGTCCAACAAGGGCGCGTACGAGCTGCCCGACGTGAAGAACGCGAAGCTCGCGTACTTCAACGACGCCCCGATCGGCCAGATCTACGCCGACGAGGCCAAGTCCATCCCCGAGACCGTTCTCGGCCCGAAGGACGCTGTCATCAAGGACACCATCTCCACCCAGATCAACAACATGGAGCAGCGCGGCACCAGCCCCGACAAGGCGTGGAAGGCGGCGACGGAGGCGATCGACAAGGCGATCGGCTGA
- a CDS encoding glycoside hydrolase family 18 protein, whose product MGISTHRRRASTRTKAIGAVVAAAVIGGTVFALTGTAQASAVGAAYTRTSGWTSGYTGQYVVTNDTDRAKSGWTLEFDLPAGTRLSSLWNGEHTVSGSHVTVRPASWDRELAPGKSVTIGFVTASDGQAADPTGCLIDDAKCSVDTGATPEPSGRPTETAPPTASATPTAPPSGTATPTPTPAPTKTGGGSASGAGFAPYVDTSLYPAFDLAGTATRTGVKQFNLAFITSGGSCAPLWGGVTGLGDDHVASQIGGLRAAGGDVRVSFGGASGSELALNCASAADLAAAYGKVVDTYKLTKVDFDIEGGALPDTAANSRRSQAIAQLQKSHPGLDVSFTLPVMPEGLTQPGVDLIADARKNGVDVGAVNIMAMDYGASYGGDMGTYAIQAATATQAQIKGVLGLSEAAAWKAVAVTPMIGVNDVSTEIFKVEDATQLVEFARTKGLGWLAMWSGTRDKECAGGAKPSADASCSSIAQEPLAFTKAFGAYK is encoded by the coding sequence ATGGGCATCAGCACGCACCGGCGCAGGGCGAGCACCAGGACCAAGGCGATCGGCGCGGTCGTGGCCGCCGCCGTGATCGGCGGTACGGTCTTCGCCCTCACCGGAACGGCCCAGGCGTCGGCGGTCGGCGCCGCCTACACCAGGACCAGCGGCTGGACGAGCGGCTACACCGGGCAGTACGTCGTCACCAACGACACCGACCGGGCGAAGTCCGGCTGGACACTGGAGTTCGACCTGCCGGCGGGCACGAGGCTGAGCTCCCTGTGGAACGGCGAGCACACGGTCAGCGGCAGCCACGTCACCGTCAGGCCGGCGAGCTGGGACAGGGAACTGGCCCCCGGCAAGTCCGTCACCATCGGCTTCGTCACCGCCTCGGACGGCCAGGCCGCCGACCCCACCGGCTGCCTCATCGACGACGCCAAGTGCTCCGTCGACACGGGCGCCACCCCGGAGCCCAGCGGCCGCCCCACCGAGACCGCGCCCCCCACCGCCTCGGCCACCCCCACGGCCCCGCCGTCCGGGACCGCGACACCGACCCCCACGCCGGCCCCCACCAAGACCGGCGGCGGCAGCGCGAGCGGGGCGGGCTTCGCCCCGTACGTCGACACCTCGCTCTACCCCGCCTTCGACCTGGCCGGCACCGCCACCAGGACCGGCGTCAAGCAGTTCAACCTCGCCTTCATCACCTCCGGCGGCAGCTGCGCCCCGCTCTGGGGCGGTGTCACCGGCCTCGGTGACGACCACGTCGCCTCCCAGATCGGCGGACTGCGCGCGGCGGGCGGCGACGTCCGGGTCTCCTTCGGCGGCGCGTCCGGCTCCGAACTGGCACTGAACTGCGCCTCGGCCGCCGACCTGGCCGCGGCCTACGGCAAGGTCGTGGACACGTACAAGCTGACCAAGGTCGACTTCGACATCGAGGGCGGCGCGCTGCCCGACACCGCGGCCAACTCCCGCCGCTCCCAGGCCATCGCCCAGCTTCAGAAGTCCCACCCCGGCCTGGACGTCTCCTTCACCCTGCCGGTGATGCCCGAGGGGCTGACCCAGCCCGGCGTCGACCTGATCGCCGACGCCAGGAAGAACGGCGTGGACGTCGGGGCGGTCAACATCATGGCGATGGACTACGGCGCCTCGTACGGCGGCGACATGGGCACGTACGCGATCCAGGCGGCCACCGCCACGCAGGCCCAGATCAAGGGCGTGCTCGGGCTCTCCGAGGCGGCCGCGTGGAAGGCCGTCGCGGTCACTCCGATGATCGGCGTGAACGACGTCAGCACCGAGATCTTCAAGGTCGAGGACGCCACGCAACTGGTCGAGTTCGCCCGGACGAAGGGTCTCGGGTGGCTCGCGATGTGGTCGGGCACGCGGGACAAGGAGTGCGCGGGCGGCGCGAAGCCGAGCGCGGACGCGTCGTGCAGCTCGATCGCCCAGGAGCCGCTCGCCTTCACCAAGGCGTTCGGCGCCTACAAGTAG
- a CDS encoding sensor histidine kinase yields the protein MRWALVKVCLAVTAMVVVAFAVPLGLVIKEMARDRAFSDAERQAAMIGPTLSITTDRAELETAVLTTEPGAAGWMAVHVPASGEADSQAVEIGSRRATRKDLETVRESGRASITEVTGGSALLQPTALGSGGIAVVEVFVPEDEVSNGVATAWLVLAGVGIALIVGSVAVADRLGVRMVEPARRLAGAAHDLGEGRLGTRVPEEGPTELRSAAVAFNSMADQVVQLLANERELAADLSHRLRTPLTVLRLNAASLGEGPAAEQTRAAVEQLEREVDTIIRTAREQRPQTQGQGSGPGAGCDASEVIRERMDFWSALAEDEGREVRLAGVDRTVRIPVARPELAAALDALLGNVFRHTPEGTAFAVDVHHSGDAVIVLVSDAGGGIADPRAALARGGSGRGAAKGAVGSTGLGLDIVRRVAESTGGDVRIGRSVLGGTEVRIWIGLDGQRPQRRGHRVGRQRRGVARRSARLRFRSGAGPNL from the coding sequence GTGAGATGGGCGCTGGTCAAGGTCTGCCTGGCCGTCACAGCGATGGTCGTGGTCGCCTTCGCCGTACCCCTCGGTCTCGTCATCAAGGAGATGGCCCGCGACCGGGCCTTCTCCGACGCCGAACGGCAGGCCGCGATGATCGGCCCCACCCTCTCCATCACCACCGACCGCGCCGAACTCGAGACGGCCGTGCTCACCACCGAACCCGGGGCCGCCGGCTGGATGGCCGTCCACGTACCCGCCTCCGGCGAGGCCGACAGCCAGGCGGTGGAGATCGGCAGCCGCCGTGCCACCCGCAAGGACCTGGAGACCGTACGGGAGTCGGGGCGCGCCTCCATCACCGAGGTGACCGGCGGCTCCGCGCTGCTCCAGCCCACCGCGCTCGGCTCCGGGGGCATCGCCGTCGTCGAGGTGTTCGTGCCCGAGGACGAGGTCTCCAACGGCGTCGCCACCGCCTGGCTGGTGCTGGCCGGAGTCGGCATCGCGCTGATCGTGGGTTCGGTCGCCGTGGCCGACCGGCTCGGCGTACGCATGGTGGAGCCGGCCCGGCGTCTCGCAGGGGCCGCGCACGACCTGGGGGAGGGGCGGCTCGGCACCCGGGTGCCGGAGGAGGGGCCGACCGAACTGCGCTCCGCGGCCGTCGCGTTCAACTCCATGGCCGACCAGGTCGTCCAACTCCTCGCCAACGAACGGGAGCTGGCCGCCGACCTCTCGCACCGGCTGCGCACCCCGCTCACCGTGCTCCGGCTGAACGCCGCCTCGCTCGGCGAGGGCCCGGCGGCCGAGCAGACCCGGGCAGCCGTCGAGCAGTTGGAGCGCGAGGTCGACACGATCATCAGGACCGCCCGGGAGCAGCGCCCGCAGACCCAGGGGCAGGGCAGCGGGCCGGGAGCCGGCTGCGACGCCTCCGAGGTGATCCGCGAACGCATGGACTTCTGGTCGGCGCTGGCCGAGGACGAGGGCCGCGAGGTGCGCCTCGCCGGAGTGGACCGTACGGTACGCATCCCGGTGGCCCGCCCCGAACTGGCCGCGGCACTCGACGCGTTGCTCGGCAACGTCTTCCGGCACACCCCCGAGGGCACCGCCTTCGCCGTGGACGTGCACCACAGCGGCGACGCGGTGATCGTGCTGGTCTCGGACGCGGGCGGCGGCATCGCGGACCCCAGGGCCGCGCTGGCGCGCGGCGGCAGCGGTCGCGGCGCCGCGAAGGGCGCGGTGGGCTCGACCGGACTGGGCCTCGACATCGTCCGCCGGGTCGCGGAGTCCACCGGCGGCGATGTGCGGATCGGGCGCTCGGTGCTCGGCGGCACGGAGGTGCGCATCTGGATCGGGCTCGACGGGCAGCGGCCGCAGAGGCGCGGGCACCGGGTCGGGCGGCAGCGACGCGGGGTGGCCCGCCGAAGCGCGAGGCTCCGATTCCGCTCCGGAGCGGGCCCGAACCTTTAG
- a CDS encoding response regulator transcription factor codes for MPSVLVVEDDQFVRSALIRHLTEASHTVRSVGTALEALREVAHFRFDVVILDLGLPDLDGSEALKMLRGITDVPVIIATARDDESEIVRLLNDGADDYLTKPFSVEHLAARMAAVLRRSCAAEGRAKSPSVIQVGGLSIDPLRRQAELDGTELDLTRREFDLLTFLAGRPGVVVPRKELLAEVWQQSYGDDQTIDVHLSWLRRKLGETAARPRYLHTLRGVGVKLQPPAAPPEQPA; via the coding sequence ATGCCAAGTGTGCTCGTGGTCGAGGACGACCAGTTCGTACGTTCCGCCCTCATCCGGCACCTGACCGAGGCCTCCCACACGGTACGGAGTGTCGGCACCGCCCTCGAAGCGCTGCGCGAGGTCGCCCACTTCCGGTTCGACGTGGTCATCCTCGATCTCGGACTGCCCGATCTCGACGGGTCGGAGGCGCTGAAGATGCTGCGCGGCATCACCGACGTGCCCGTCATCATCGCGACCGCCCGCGACGACGAGAGCGAGATCGTCCGGCTGCTCAACGACGGCGCGGACGACTACCTGACCAAGCCGTTCTCCGTGGAACACCTCGCCGCGCGGATGGCCGCCGTACTGCGCCGCTCATGCGCCGCGGAGGGCCGGGCGAAGTCCCCGAGCGTCATCCAGGTCGGCGGGCTCTCCATAGACCCGCTGCGGCGCCAGGCCGAACTCGACGGCACGGAACTCGATCTGACCCGGCGGGAGTTCGACCTGCTGACCTTCCTGGCCGGCCGGCCGGGCGTCGTCGTCCCGCGCAAGGAACTCCTCGCCGAGGTCTGGCAGCAGTCGTACGGGGACGACCAGACCATCGACGTCCATCTCTCCTGGCTCCGGCGGAAACTCGGCGAAACGGCCGCCCGGCCCCGCTATCTGCACACCCTGCGCGGCGTCGGCGTGAAACTGCAGCCGCCCGCCGCGCCCCCGGAGCAGCCCGCGTGA
- a CDS encoding spermidine synthase, whose amino-acid sequence MARRGAAGGAGDRKQRADRRTDRKAARGSEGPGGNVCEPVDGGQAELVPDRERRRAWTLTIDGAPQSHVDLDDPAYLSFEYQRRIGHIADLAAPAGQPLHVVHLGGGAFTLARYIAATRPRSTQQIVEVDAALVQLVRRELPLDPQARIRVRATDARAGLGKIQDGWADLIIADVFSGARTPAHLTSTEFLAEVRRVLKPGGSYVANLADGPPLAHLRGQIATAATVFPELALAADPTVFRGRRFGNAVLLASDVTPKIAELTRRVATDPHPGRVEHGRALADFTGGAAAVHDSDARPSPPPPASAFD is encoded by the coding sequence GTGGCACGTCGAGGAGCGGCCGGCGGAGCGGGCGACCGCAAGCAGCGCGCGGACCGCAGGACCGACCGCAAGGCGGCACGCGGCTCCGAGGGCCCCGGCGGCAACGTCTGCGAGCCGGTGGACGGCGGCCAGGCCGAGCTGGTGCCCGACCGGGAGCGCCGCCGCGCCTGGACGCTGACCATCGACGGCGCACCGCAGTCCCATGTGGACCTCGACGACCCGGCCTACCTCTCCTTCGAGTACCAGCGTCGGATCGGCCACATCGCGGACCTGGCCGCGCCCGCCGGGCAGCCGCTGCACGTCGTGCACCTGGGCGGCGGGGCCTTCACACTCGCCCGCTACATCGCCGCGACCCGCCCCCGCTCCACCCAGCAGATCGTCGAGGTGGACGCGGCCCTCGTCCAACTGGTGCGCCGGGAACTGCCGCTGGACCCGCAGGCCAGGATCAGGGTGCGCGCCACCGACGCCCGCGCCGGACTCGGGAAGATCCAGGACGGCTGGGCGGACCTGATCATCGCCGACGTCTTCAGCGGCGCCCGCACCCCCGCCCACCTCACCAGCACCGAGTTCCTCGCCGAGGTGCGCCGGGTCCTGAAACCCGGCGGGAGTTACGTGGCCAACCTGGCCGACGGGCCCCCGCTGGCCCATCTGCGCGGTCAGATCGCCACCGCCGCCACCGTCTTCCCCGAACTCGCGCTCGCCGCCGACCCGACCGTGTTCCGCGGCCGCCGCTTCGGCAACGCCGTGCTGCTCGCCTCGGACGTGACGCCGAAGATCGCGGAGCTGACCCGCCGGGTGGCGACCGATCCGCACCCGGGGCGCGTCGAACACGGGCGGGCGCTCGCCGACTTCACCGGCGGCGCGGCCGCGGTGCACGACTCCGACGCCCGGCCGTCACCACCGCCGCCCGCCTCCGCCTTCGACTGA
- a CDS encoding tetratricopeptide repeat protein, whose protein sequence is MVSTRTVPNLAFRRLRGQRSAGEFAAAVRRSAREIGEQVACDARYIGRVESGEIRCPNYAYERVFLHMFPGAGLADLGFSPRESVRGRGARSAADSSSPVTTSSTVSAPSAPSESSAPSPPTSPLLGSDTDEECDVLRRVFMTSGSTTMAAASLGLSLGGMAAAVSLPAQRRVGEAEVSAVEKAVRQIRLLDDRHGGDGLYRRASQPLRAAYALLDSGTSTRHATADRLHAGAGELAISVGWLAHDSGRLEDARSHYAEALATARVTGDRALEAHAFCNASFLARDTGRSRESVRAAEAGQRAAQPLGSPRLMALLALREAGGRAGLGDRTGCERALGRAHTAFGRGPSAADPEWMSFFREAELEILEAQCWSALGEWSRAARHARHATRLQDPHFTRNLALYRAELTTDLAWAGLAEEAAATGHQVLDLLDQVRSSRIRTMLAGAVAVLRPLGRGSVEITDFLDRHASAGTKA, encoded by the coding sequence ATGGTGTCGACACGGACAGTTCCCAACCTTGCCTTCCGACGGCTGCGCGGACAGCGCTCCGCCGGGGAGTTCGCTGCCGCGGTACGCAGGTCCGCCCGCGAGATCGGCGAGCAGGTCGCGTGCGACGCCCGGTACATCGGACGCGTGGAGTCGGGCGAGATCCGCTGCCCGAACTACGCGTACGAGCGGGTCTTCCTGCACATGTTCCCCGGGGCGGGCCTGGCGGATCTGGGCTTCTCGCCGCGCGAATCGGTACGCGGCCGGGGGGCCCGGTCCGCGGCGGACTCCTCTTCACCCGTGACGACCTCTTCGACCGTTTCAGCCCCTTCAGCCCCTTCGGAATCTTCAGCCCCTTCGCCCCCGACTTCCCCGCTGCTCGGCAGCGACACCGACGAGGAGTGCGACGTGCTGCGTCGCGTATTCATGACGAGCGGCTCCACCACGATGGCGGCCGCGTCCCTTGGCCTGAGCCTCGGTGGCATGGCCGCCGCCGTCTCCCTGCCCGCGCAGCGCCGGGTCGGCGAGGCGGAGGTGAGCGCCGTCGAGAAGGCGGTGCGGCAGATCCGTCTGCTGGACGACCGGCACGGCGGCGACGGCCTGTACCGGCGGGCCTCGCAGCCGCTGCGGGCGGCGTACGCGCTGCTCGACTCCGGGACCTCCACCCGGCACGCCACGGCGGACCGGCTGCACGCCGGGGCCGGTGAGCTGGCCATCTCGGTGGGCTGGCTGGCCCACGACTCGGGCCGGCTGGAGGACGCCCGCTCGCACTACGCGGAGGCGCTGGCCACGGCGCGGGTGACCGGGGACCGGGCGCTGGAGGCGCACGCGTTCTGCAACGCGTCGTTCCTGGCCCGGGACACCGGACGCTCCCGCGAGTCCGTGCGCGCCGCGGAGGCGGGGCAGCGGGCCGCGCAGCCGCTGGGCTCACCGCGGCTGATGGCGCTGCTCGCCCTGCGGGAGGCGGGGGGCCGGGCGGGGCTCGGCGACCGTACCGGCTGTGAGCGGGCGCTCGGCCGGGCGCACACCGCGTTCGGGCGGGGGCCGTCCGCGGCGGACCCGGAGTGGATGAGCTTCTTCCGGGAGGCGGAGCTGGAAATACTGGAGGCGCAGTGCTGGTCGGCCCTGGGCGAGTGGTCGCGGGCGGCACGGCACGCACGGCACGCGACGCGGCTGCAGGACCCGCACTTCACCCGGAACCTGGCGCTGTACCGCGCCGAGCTGACCACGGACCTGGCATGGGCGGGCCTCGCGGAGGAGGCGGCGGCCACCGGCCACCAGGTGCTGGACCTGCTGGACCAGGTCCGGTCCTCGCGGATCAGGACGATGCTGGCGGGGGCGGTGGCGGTGCTGAGGCCGCTGGGCCGGGGGTCGGTCGAGATCACGGACTTCCTCGACCGGCACGCGTCGGCCGGTACGAAGGCGTAG
- a CDS encoding histidine phosphatase family protein, which produces MAPRILLARHGQTEWSVNGNHTGRTDIPLLDTGRAGAKLLGERLHRGPWADLPGLEVRTSPLVRAAETCELAGFGDRAERWDALMEWDYGAYEGMTPAEIKAIRPDWFIWRDGVPDGETPAELSARADEIVEWARSADRDVLVFAHGHILRALGARWLGEDVSFAARIRLDPTSLSVLGWAYGAPALERWNDTGHLEQ; this is translated from the coding sequence ATGGCACCGCGAATCCTGCTTGCCCGGCACGGCCAGACGGAGTGGTCCGTCAACGGCAATCACACCGGCAGGACGGACATCCCGCTGCTCGACACCGGGCGCGCGGGGGCCAAGCTGCTGGGCGAGCGGCTGCACCGGGGGCCGTGGGCGGACCTGCCCGGCCTGGAGGTCCGCACCAGCCCGCTCGTACGGGCCGCCGAGACGTGCGAGCTCGCGGGGTTCGGCGACCGGGCCGAGCGGTGGGACGCGCTGATGGAGTGGGACTACGGGGCGTACGAGGGGATGACTCCGGCCGAGATCAAGGCGATCCGCCCGGACTGGTTCATCTGGCGCGACGGGGTGCCGGACGGGGAGACCCCGGCCGAGCTGTCGGCCCGCGCCGACGAGATCGTCGAGTGGGCCCGCTCGGCCGACCGCGACGTCCTGGTCTTCGCCCACGGCCACATCCTGCGGGCACTGGGGGCGCGGTGGCTGGGCGAGGACGTGTCGTTCGCTGCGCGCATCCGGCTGGACCCGACGTCGCTGTCGGTGCTGGGGTGGGCGTACGGGGCGCCGGCCCTGGAACGCTGGAACGACACGGGGCACCTGGAGCAGTAG
- a CDS encoding phosphatase PAP2 family protein, which yields MPHATTAPAPRPRPRWWTELPLLALVYAAYSGGRLLVRGDVSTAVDHGLSILHLEQALFINFEHPLNRLLTAHSSIGIPADFAYASLHYLVTPAVLIWMFRRHSEAYRRARTWLMTSTMLGLIGFTLMPTCPPRLLAAGHGFVDTMAQYSSYGWWGTEASAPRGMGGMTNQYAAMPSLHVGWALWCGILIWRHGRHPLIRAAGIAYPLITLFVVMGTANHYFLDAVAGAAVMGVGALLARPVTRLANQVWAAVLPRFVQVTGAMESPDVSAGCKTSAGERIPGQRTSSADPTDAAAPAGPPAPADVTTASAGRAVGGDAAAAAR from the coding sequence ATGCCGCATGCCACCACCGCGCCCGCGCCGCGCCCCCGGCCCCGCTGGTGGACCGAGCTGCCGCTGCTCGCCCTGGTATACGCGGCGTACTCGGGCGGCAGACTGCTGGTACGCGGCGACGTGTCGACGGCCGTCGACCACGGACTGAGCATCCTGCACCTGGAACAGGCTCTCTTCATCAACTTCGAGCACCCGCTCAACCGGCTGCTGACCGCGCACTCCTCCATAGGGATACCCGCCGACTTCGCGTACGCGTCGCTGCACTACCTGGTCACCCCGGCCGTCCTCATATGGATGTTCCGAAGGCACTCGGAGGCCTACCGCAGGGCCCGCACCTGGCTGATGACCTCCACGATGCTCGGCCTGATCGGCTTCACGCTGATGCCGACCTGCCCGCCGCGGCTGCTGGCCGCCGGACACGGTTTCGTCGACACGATGGCGCAGTACAGCTCGTACGGCTGGTGGGGCACCGAGGCGAGCGCCCCGCGCGGGATGGGCGGGATGACCAACCAGTACGCGGCGATGCCGAGTCTGCACGTCGGCTGGGCGCTGTGGTGCGGGATCCTCATATGGCGCCACGGGCGGCACCCCCTCATACGCGCGGCCGGTATCGCGTACCCGCTGATCACCCTCTTCGTGGTGATGGGCACGGCCAACCACTACTTCCTCGACGCGGTCGCCGGCGCCGCGGTCATGGGGGTCGGCGCCCTGCTGGCCCGGCCCGTGACGCGGCTCGCCAACCAGGTTTGGGCCGCGGTCCTGCCCCGCTTCGTACAGGTGACCGGGGCCATGGAGTCCCCGGATGTCAGTGCCGGATGCAAGACTTCCGCGGGTGAGCGAATCCCCGGCCAGCGGACCTCCTCCGCAGATCCCACCGATGCCGCAGCACCGGCCGGTCCACCTGCCCCGGCCGACGTCACCACCGCCTCCGCGGGAAGAGCCGTCGGCGGTGACGCTGCGGCAGCGGCTCGCTGA
- a CDS encoding AAA domain-containing protein — MTDGFDPGAAAGRATAQILDDTLNGTARGIVVDSPPGAGKSTLVVRAALELAAAGRPLMVVAQTNAQVDDLVVRLAEKDPGLPVGRLHSSDSDPYDKVLDGLANVRKSAKAADLAGLDIVISTAAKWAHVKNVEPWGHAIVDEAYQMRSDALLAVAGLFERALFVGDPGQLDPFSIVGADQWAGLSYDPSASAVTTLLAHNPELPQRRLPVSWRLPASAARLVSDAFYPYTPFRSGTDHGDRLLSFGVGSDGSAADRVLDEAAESGWGLLELPARHTPRTDPEAVRAVATVVRRLLDRGGAATSERSPDPAPVTADRVAVGTAHRDQAAAVRAALAELGVTGVAVDTANRLQGREFDVTVVLHPLSGRPDATAFHLETGRLCVLASRHRHACIVVCRAGVAELLDEHPSTEPVQLGVTVKFPDGWEANHRVLAHLAEHRVRWGR; from the coding sequence GTGACCGACGGATTCGACCCGGGGGCGGCGGCGGGCCGGGCCACCGCCCAGATCCTGGACGACACGCTGAACGGCACGGCCCGCGGCATCGTGGTGGACTCCCCGCCCGGTGCCGGAAAGTCGACGCTGGTGGTCCGCGCCGCGCTCGAACTGGCGGCGGCCGGGCGCCCGCTGATGGTCGTCGCGCAGACGAACGCCCAGGTCGACGACCTGGTGGTCCGGCTGGCCGAGAAGGACCCCGGGCTGCCGGTCGGCCGGTTGCACAGCAGTGACTCCGACCCGTACGACAAGGTGCTGGACGGGCTGGCCAACGTACGGAAGTCGGCGAAGGCGGCGGATCTGGCCGGGCTCGACATCGTCATCTCGACGGCGGCCAAGTGGGCCCATGTGAAGAACGTCGAGCCGTGGGGGCACGCGATCGTCGACGAGGCGTACCAGATGCGCTCGGACGCGCTGCTGGCCGTCGCCGGACTCTTCGAACGGGCCCTGTTCGTGGGCGATCCGGGCCAGCTGGACCCGTTCTCGATCGTGGGCGCGGACCAGTGGGCGGGGCTGAGCTACGACCCGTCGGCGAGCGCGGTCACCACCCTGCTGGCGCACAATCCGGAGCTGCCGCAGCGCCGGCTGCCGGTCTCCTGGCGGCTGCCCGCGTCGGCCGCGCGGCTGGTCTCGGACGCGTTCTACCCGTACACCCCGTTCCGCAGCGGTACGGACCACGGGGACCGGCTGCTGTCGTTCGGTGTCGGGTCCGACGGCTCGGCGGCGGACCGGGTGCTGGACGAGGCCGCGGAGTCCGGCTGGGGTCTGCTGGAGCTGCCCGCCCGGCACACCCCGCGCACGGACCCCGAGGCGGTCCGGGCGGTGGCCACGGTGGTGCGCCGGCTGCTGGACCGGGGCGGCGCGGCCACCAGTGAGCGTTCCCCGGATCCGGCTCCGGTGACGGCGGACCGGGTCGCGGTCGGCACGGCCCACCGCGACCAGGCGGCGGCGGTGCGGGCGGCGCTCGCGGAGCTGGGGGTGACGGGCGTGGCGGTGGACACCGCGAACCGGCTCCAGGGCCGCGAGTTCGATGTGACGGTGGTCCTGCACCCGCTGTCCGGGCGGCCCGACGCCACCGCGTTCCACCTGGAGACGGGCCGGCTGTGCGTGCTGGCTTCCCGCCACCGGCACGCCTGCATCGTGGTCTGCCGCGCGGGCGTCGCGGAGCTGCTGGACGAGCACCCGTCGACGGAGCCGGTCCAGCTGGGCGTCACGGTGAAGTTCCCGGACGGCTGGGAGGCGAACCACCGGGTGCTGGCGCACCTGGCGGAACACCGCGTGCGATGGGGGCGTTGA